The Solibacillus daqui genome has a segment encoding these proteins:
- a CDS encoding metallophosphoesterase has translation MRILFGIIAIVIYSGITVYLGLNLRAWLLSIEVYRWPYLFWGFLFLISFGFIIGKMHKVLTPFSVLGSYWMFFLEYGLMLCIMANLVVLFTPLSVKVVGTGAIGLLLVLLIIGTYFAYTPVVRHATIEMDKPGEDMRVVMASDFHLGLLSGKRHLEKFVDLSNEQQPDLVLLAGDIVDDSPQRFINTGMGDVMKNLQSTYGVYGVLGNHEHYGKEIAAFRQAMQDAHVQILVDETILIANRLYLTGREDVTNKKRLPISALQPDEKELPWLMMNHTPNDLDEPANAGVDLHVSGHTHKGQMWPNHYITQKVFELDYGYRQKVDMHALVSSGFGFWGPPTRIGSQSELWVIDITFSK, from the coding sequence ATGCGGATATTATTTGGTATTATTGCCATAGTGATTTATAGTGGTATCACAGTTTATCTTGGCTTGAATTTGCGCGCATGGCTTTTATCGATTGAGGTATACCGCTGGCCATATTTATTTTGGGGTTTCTTATTTTTAATTTCTTTTGGCTTTATAATTGGGAAAATGCATAAAGTGTTAACACCGTTTAGTGTACTTGGTAGCTACTGGATGTTCTTTTTAGAATATGGCTTGATGCTATGTATTATGGCAAATCTTGTAGTCTTATTTACACCGCTTTCTGTAAAAGTTGTTGGTACGGGTGCAATTGGACTTCTTCTTGTTTTGCTGATTATTGGTACATATTTTGCGTATACACCGGTTGTGCGTCATGCGACAATAGAAATGGATAAACCGGGTGAAGACATGCGCGTTGTGATGGCGTCGGATTTTCATTTAGGCTTGTTATCAGGAAAGAGGCATTTAGAAAAATTTGTTGATTTATCTAATGAGCAACAGCCTGATTTAGTGCTGCTTGCAGGGGATATTGTTGATGATAGCCCGCAGCGATTTATTAATACAGGTATGGGGGACGTCATGAAAAATTTGCAGTCCACATACGGTGTTTATGGGGTGCTTGGCAATCATGAACATTATGGCAAAGAAATCGCAGCATTTAGACAGGCAATGCAGGATGCGCATGTGCAAATTTTAGTAGATGAAACTATTTTGATTGCAAACCGTTTGTATTTAACGGGGCGTGAAGACGTAACAAATAAAAAGCGTCTGCCAATCAGTGCTTTGCAACCGGACGAAAAAGAGTTACCATGGCTTATGATGAATCATACGCCAAATGATTTAGATGAACCAGCAAATGCAGGGGTAGACCTCCACGTATCAGGTCATACACATAAAGGGCAAATGTGGCCAAATCATTATATTACACAAAAGGTATTTGAGCTCGATTATGGCTATCGTCAAAAGGTAGATATGCATGCACTTGTGTCAAGTGGCTTTGGTTTTTGGGGACCACCAACACGTATTGGCAGTCAATCTGAATTGTGGGTAATTGATATTACATTTAGTAAGTAA
- a CDS encoding undecaprenyl-diphosphate phosphatase, which yields MEWFELLKALILGFVEGMTEFAPVSSTGHMIIVDDMWLQTKEFLGSGSANTFKIVIQLGSILAVVVVMWKRILSLVGLYKIEGQQSKRFNLGHVLVGIIPAGVFGVLFEDFIDENLFSINTVIIGLIIGAIFMIIADKFGPKKPAITSLDDISYSKALKIGLIQCLSLWPGFSRSGSTISGGVLLGLDHKTAADFTFIMAVPIMAGASGLSLIKNWDQINIDHLSFYVVGFISAFIFALLSIKFFLKLISKVKLMPFAIYRIVLALVLIFVLFV from the coding sequence ATGGAGTGGTTTGAGTTATTAAAGGCGTTAATATTAGGGTTTGTAGAGGGGATGACAGAATTTGCCCCAGTTTCGTCAACAGGACATATGATTATTGTCGATGATATGTGGCTACAAACGAAGGAATTTTTAGGTTCGGGCTCTGCGAATACATTTAAGATTGTTATTCAGCTCGGTTCGATTTTAGCAGTTGTTGTCGTGATGTGGAAACGTATTTTAAGTTTAGTAGGTTTGTATAAAATTGAAGGGCAACAATCGAAGCGTTTTAATTTAGGGCATGTGTTAGTGGGGATTATTCCTGCAGGTGTCTTTGGTGTCCTGTTTGAAGATTTTATCGATGAAAATTTATTTAGTATTAATACGGTCATTATCGGTTTGATTATCGGAGCAATTTTTATGATTATTGCCGACAAGTTTGGTCCAAAAAAGCCAGCCATTACATCGTTGGATGATATTTCGTATAGTAAAGCTTTAAAAATTGGCTTAATTCAATGTTTGTCATTGTGGCCAGGTTTTTCTCGTTCGGGCTCAACGATTTCAGGTGGTGTTTTACTAGGATTAGATCATAAAACAGCGGCTGATTTTACATTTATTATGGCTGTACCAATTATGGCAGGGGCAAGTGGCCTATCACTTATTAAAAACTGGGATCAAATCAATATCGACCATTTATCATTTTATGTAGTGGGCTTCATTAGTGCGTTTATCTTTGCGCTTCTTTCGATTAAGTTTTTCTTAAAACTTATTTCAAAAGTAAAGCTAATGCCATTTGCTATTTACCGAATTGTATTAGCTTTAGTACTGATTTTTGTTCTATTTGTATAA
- a CDS encoding globin-coupled sensor protein, giving the protein MFSFKKKSTVAKYEEVDFQNVGIFITDPDRLAQMQIIGLNMEDLKLLRTIKPFVEVRILEVVQAFYSTIEAVPHFREIISQNSTSERLRQTLRHHIVEMLEGRIDDHYLENRRKVSLMHVRIGLSTKWYLASFQKLEASLRRIVYSLELNSEQKQKMIDAIGRACNFEQQLVLEEYELVSAAIQQQQQEQIKQEVKSIVGDISRDLERQSRDTNDTVFTMIDNTKTVDHYVHNSIEAATDTKIASKEGYEQMLLITKQSNEINEKTVEMSRMVEALNNSSTEIYAVIEIVKGIAGQTNLLALNSAIEAARAGEHGKGFAVVADEVRKLADQTKTSVEQIAGLIAISGNVTNEVVVAIHHIQELVQNGISQNEHSLIAFDKISTAVDLTINDFEHVGKQVRELKHIVETIGESTKSLEHAASKLEETIQTL; this is encoded by the coding sequence GTGTTTTCTTTTAAGAAAAAATCTACTGTTGCAAAATATGAAGAAGTAGACTTTCAGAATGTAGGCATCTTTATTACTGATCCAGATCGACTTGCTCAAATGCAAATTATTGGATTAAATATGGAAGATTTAAAATTATTAAGAACAATTAAACCTTTTGTAGAAGTACGAATTTTAGAAGTGGTACAGGCGTTTTATTCAACGATAGAAGCAGTTCCTCATTTTAGAGAAATTATTAGCCAAAATAGTACGTCCGAACGTTTGCGCCAAACGCTGCGTCACCATATTGTTGAAATGCTGGAAGGCAGAATTGATGACCATTATTTAGAAAATAGACGTAAAGTATCGCTCATGCATGTGCGAATTGGGCTTTCGACAAAGTGGTATTTAGCTTCTTTTCAAAAGCTAGAGGCTAGTTTACGCCGAATTGTCTATTCTCTTGAACTGAATTCTGAACAAAAGCAAAAAATGATTGATGCCATTGGGCGTGCATGTAATTTTGAGCAACAGCTTGTATTGGAAGAATATGAGCTTGTTTCAGCCGCGATTCAACAGCAGCAACAAGAACAAATTAAACAAGAAGTGAAATCGATTGTCGGGGATATTTCACGAGATTTAGAGCGTCAATCACGCGATACGAATGACACCGTATTTACGATGATTGATAATACGAAAACAGTCGATCATTATGTACATAACAGTATCGAGGCGGCAACCGATACAAAAATTGCTTCTAAAGAAGGTTATGAACAGATGTTATTAATCACGAAGCAGTCTAATGAAATTAATGAAAAAACCGTCGAAATGTCGCGCATGGTGGAAGCGTTGAACAATTCTTCGACAGAAATTTATGCAGTAATTGAAATTGTGAAAGGGATTGCTGGCCAAACGAACTTACTAGCATTGAATTCTGCTATTGAAGCAGCACGTGCAGGCGAGCATGGTAAAGGTTTTGCGGTCGTTGCCGATGAAGTTCGGAAGCTAGCCGATCAAACGAAAACATCTGTAGAACAAATTGCCGGGTTAATTGCCATTTCGGGTAATGTTACAAATGAAGTAGTCGTAGCGATTCATCACATTCAAGAACTTGTACAAAACGGTATCTCACAAAATGAGCACTCATTAATTGCATTCGATAAAATTTCTACTGCTGTCGATTTAACAATTAATGATTTTGAACATGTTGGCAAACAAGTACGCGAATTGAAGCATATTGTTGAAACGATTGGAGAATCAACAAAATCCCTTGAACACGCCGCGAGTAAGCTAGAGGAAACCATTCAAACATTATAG
- a CDS encoding TIGR00266 family protein has product MKNHEIDFVLHGDDMQFVEVELDPQETVIAEAGSLMMMDDRIRMETVFGDASSNQGSGIMGKLLGAGKRLITGESLFMTTFTNEGNDKRKVYFAAPYPGKIIPMDLSKFGGKIICQKDAFLAAAKGVSVGIELQKKLGTGFFGGEGFIMQKLEGDGMAFVHAGGAIYERQLQPGETLRIDTGCLVAMTQDVRYEIEMVSGVKTALFGGEGLFFATLSGPGTVWVQSLPFSRLASRVFAAAPVSKGGGGQNSGEGGIGGLFDLFNK; this is encoded by the coding sequence ATGAAAAACCACGAAATTGATTTTGTATTGCACGGAGATGACATGCAGTTCGTTGAGGTTGAATTAGATCCACAGGAAACGGTAATTGCTGAAGCAGGCAGTTTAATGATGATGGATGACCGTATCCGCATGGAAACTGTTTTTGGTGACGCTTCTAGCAATCAAGGCTCAGGTATTATGGGAAAATTACTTGGTGCGGGTAAACGTTTAATTACAGGCGAAAGCTTGTTTATGACGACGTTTACAAATGAAGGGAACGATAAGCGTAAAGTTTATTTTGCTGCGCCTTATCCAGGTAAAATCATTCCAATGGATTTAAGTAAATTTGGTGGAAAAATTATCTGTCAAAAGGATGCCTTTTTAGCTGCGGCAAAGGGTGTATCTGTCGGAATAGAGCTACAGAAAAAATTAGGCACAGGATTCTTTGGTGGTGAGGGCTTCATCATGCAAAAGCTTGAAGGCGATGGTATGGCTTTTGTACACGCAGGCGGTGCCATTTATGAACGTCAATTACAGCCAGGTGAAACATTACGTATCGATACAGGTTGCTTAGTCGCAATGACGCAAGACGTTCGCTATGAAATCGAAATGGTAAGTGGCGTTAAAACAGCGCTATTTGGCGGTGAAGGTTTATTCTTCGCTACATTATCTGGCCCTGGTACAGTTTGGGTACAATCATTGCCATTTAGCCGTTTAGCAAGCCGTGTATTCGCTGCTGCTCCAGTATCAAAAGGCGGTGGTGGCCAAAACTCAGGTGAAGGCGGTATCGGCGGACTATTTGATCTGTTCAACAAATAA
- a CDS encoding aldehyde dehydrogenase family protein, translating to MELLNFIGGQWIQNTTLQAMPVINPANGEQLGTVPLSTKEQVDLAVQKAKAAQKEWALIPAPKRADYLYEIAFKLKENKEHLAQMLTKEMGKLIEEARGEVQEGIDMALYMAAEGRRLFGETVPSELPNKFAMSVRAPIGVAGLITPWNFPIAIATWKAFPALVAGNTVVWKPSNETPFMAYELAKICEEVGLPAGVLNIVFGSGPTVGTAMIEHPDIRIISFTGSTATGSKVAELGGKHLKKVSLEMGGKNAVIVMDDADLDLALEGILWSAFGTAGQRCTACSRVIVHKDVKQELEQRLVALTKNLLVGDGLNPATKVGPVINKAALEKINHYVQIGKQQGATLLTGGDILSEGDLANGYYFAPTIFTNVEATSILAQEEIFGPVISIIEVASLEEAIDVNNGVKFGLSSSIFSQNVNTIFKAQQLLDTGIVYVNAGTTGAEIHLPFGGTKGTGNGHRDSGQAALDVYTEWKSIYVDYSGKLQRAQIDNNA from the coding sequence ATGGAACTGTTAAATTTTATTGGTGGTCAGTGGATACAAAATACAACATTACAAGCAATGCCAGTCATCAACCCAGCGAATGGGGAACAGTTAGGAACGGTCCCGCTTTCAACTAAAGAGCAAGTAGATTTAGCCGTACAAAAAGCAAAGGCTGCACAAAAAGAGTGGGCACTTATTCCAGCCCCAAAGCGTGCGGATTATTTATATGAAATCGCGTTTAAATTAAAGGAGAACAAAGAGCATTTAGCGCAAATGCTCACAAAAGAAATGGGGAAATTGATCGAAGAAGCGCGCGGTGAGGTACAAGAAGGGATTGATATGGCGCTTTATATGGCAGCGGAAGGTAGGCGTTTATTTGGTGAAACGGTTCCTTCTGAGTTGCCAAATAAATTTGCGATGAGCGTACGTGCACCAATTGGGGTAGCAGGGCTCATTACACCGTGGAATTTTCCAATTGCCATCGCGACGTGGAAGGCATTCCCTGCACTTGTTGCGGGCAATACGGTTGTGTGGAAGCCGTCAAACGAAACTCCATTTATGGCATACGAGCTAGCCAAAATTTGTGAGGAAGTCGGGTTGCCAGCGGGTGTGTTAAATATTGTATTTGGCTCAGGACCTACTGTTGGAACGGCGATGATTGAGCATCCAGATATTCGCATTATATCCTTTACGGGCTCTACTGCTACAGGAAGTAAGGTGGCAGAGCTTGGAGGCAAGCATTTAAAGAAAGTGTCGCTTGAAATGGGTGGCAAAAATGCAGTCATTGTGATGGATGATGCGGATTTAGATTTGGCACTGGAAGGCATTTTATGGAGTGCTTTCGGTACAGCGGGTCAGCGTTGTACAGCATGTAGCCGTGTTATTGTGCATAAAGATGTAAAACAAGAGCTTGAACAGCGTTTGGTAGCGTTAACAAAAAACTTACTTGTCGGTGATGGCTTAAATCCAGCAACAAAGGTAGGGCCAGTCATCAATAAAGCGGCGCTCGAAAAAATTAATCATTATGTTCAAATTGGTAAGCAACAAGGAGCAACATTACTTACAGGTGGCGACATTTTAAGTGAGGGTGACCTCGCAAATGGCTATTATTTTGCACCGACAATTTTTACGAATGTAGAAGCTACGAGTATATTAGCGCAGGAAGAAATTTTTGGTCCGGTAATTAGTATTATTGAAGTGGCGAGTTTAGAAGAAGCGATTGACGTGAACAACGGGGTGAAGTTTGGTTTATCTAGCTCGATCTTCTCGCAAAATGTCAACACAATTTTTAAGGCACAGCAGTTACTTGATACGGGGATTGTCTATGTTAATGCTGGAACGACCGGCGCTGAAATTCATTTGCCGTTTGGTGGCACAAAGGGTACGGGGAATGGACATCGTGACTCAGGTCAGGCAGCACTTGATGTTTACACAGAATGGAAAAGTATATACGTAGATTACAGTGGTAAATTACAACGCGCACAAATCGATAACAATGCATGA
- a CDS encoding saccharopine dehydrogenase family protein codes for MKVVVLGAGLMGKEVARDLVNSEDVEKVYLADVSIEKAQEFVDTLGSNKVEVIQLDADCDKDLRVVMARGNIVVNALFYAFNERVARAAIDVGVHAVDLGGHIGGVTEAILQLNDEAAAKGITIVPDLGVAPGMINILAGYGATKIDKVHSIKLYVGGIPTAPKPPLHYTRVFSLDGVFDHYTEPSKMIQKGVLSEVQSLTGIEPIYFDEFGVLEAFYTSGGISTLYKTFPNVKTLEYKTIRYKGHAEKFQLLAELGLLDKTNVVEAGGREVSVREVTREAIKKKLDIGEQVDAVLLRAIISGEKSEEQITYEYEMVVRKDLENNVTAMARATANTISVVAQMIGKGTITERGVFAPETVVPGSEFIQEMAKRGVDIKETSHRSSMIVKW; via the coding sequence ATGAAGGTAGTAGTGTTAGGTGCAGGTTTGATGGGGAAAGAAGTTGCACGCGATTTAGTGAACAGTGAAGATGTCGAAAAAGTTTATTTAGCGGATGTATCTATCGAAAAAGCACAGGAGTTCGTGGATACACTTGGCTCAAATAAAGTAGAAGTCATACAGTTGGATGCAGATTGTGATAAGGACCTGCGTGTGGTGATGGCGCGCGGCAATATTGTAGTCAATGCCCTTTTCTATGCGTTCAATGAGCGAGTGGCACGTGCAGCAATCGATGTAGGGGTGCATGCGGTTGATTTAGGTGGACATATTGGCGGTGTTACGGAGGCTATTTTACAGTTAAATGACGAAGCAGCGGCTAAAGGGATTACGATTGTTCCAGATTTAGGAGTAGCGCCAGGCATGATCAATATTTTAGCGGGTTACGGAGCGACAAAAATAGATAAAGTGCATTCAATTAAGTTATATGTAGGGGGCATTCCGACAGCGCCGAAGCCACCACTACATTATACACGCGTATTTTCATTAGATGGTGTATTTGATCACTACACGGAGCCTTCAAAAATGATTCAAAAAGGCGTGCTGTCAGAGGTGCAATCATTGACAGGCATTGAGCCAATTTATTTTGATGAATTCGGTGTTTTAGAAGCTTTCTATACATCAGGTGGCATTTCAACTTTATATAAAACATTCCCGAATGTAAAAACATTAGAATACAAAACGATTCGCTATAAAGGGCATGCTGAAAAGTTCCAGCTGCTTGCAGAATTAGGACTTTTAGATAAAACCAATGTTGTTGAAGCGGGTGGACGCGAAGTAAGTGTTCGTGAAGTGACACGCGAAGCGATAAAGAAAAAATTGGACATAGGTGAGCAGGTTGACGCGGTTTTATTACGTGCGATTATTTCTGGTGAGAAATCAGAAGAGCAAATTACGTATGAATATGAAATGGTTGTGCGCAAAGATTTAGAGAATAACGTGACAGCAATGGCGCGAGCAACGGCAAATACGATTTCAGTTGTCGCGCAAATGATTGGTAAGGGTACGATTACCGAGCGCGGTGTATTTGCACCAGAAACAGTTGTACCAGGCAGTGAGTTCATTCAGGAGATGGCTAAGCGTGGTGTCGATATTAAGGAAACATCACACCGTTCATCAATGATTGTGAAATGGTAG
- a CDS encoding acyl-CoA dehydrogenase family protein — MNFEYTAEQTLLRKTVRQFVDAEIIPHIARWDAQGGFDQAVWKRLAELGFMGVCVPEKYGGAGMDYNSLAIVCEELERGDTAFRTAVSVHIGLNSMTLMQWGTEAQKQNYLTPQAKGEKIGAFGLTEPGAGSDVAAMSSYAKREGDYYILNGQKTWISLCDVADHFIVFAYTDKEKLHHGISAFIVEREWAGFSSKAIKGKYGIRAGNTGELFFEDVKIPAENLLGEEGEGFKIAMSALDNGRFTVAAGAVGLMQACLEASVKYCKERETFGKPIGEHQLVGQMLAKMEAGYEMSRLLVYRVGELKNTGVRNTRETSLAKWQACDFANKAADDAMQIHGAYGYSDDYPVARYLRNSKAPVIYEGTREIHTIMQADYVLGKREDKKLRCMLPSWPFE, encoded by the coding sequence ATGAACTTCGAATATACAGCAGAACAAACGCTTTTACGAAAAACAGTCCGTCAATTTGTTGATGCCGAAATCATACCGCATATTGCAAGGTGGGATGCACAAGGTGGCTTTGATCAAGCCGTTTGGAAGCGTTTAGCGGAACTAGGGTTTATGGGAGTATGTGTACCTGAAAAGTACGGCGGTGCAGGGATGGATTACAACTCGCTAGCAATTGTATGTGAAGAGCTAGAGCGAGGGGATACGGCGTTTCGTACAGCCGTTTCCGTGCATATCGGGTTAAATAGTATGACGCTCATGCAATGGGGGACAGAAGCACAAAAGCAAAATTATTTAACCCCACAGGCAAAAGGTGAAAAAATCGGTGCGTTTGGTTTAACGGAGCCTGGAGCGGGTTCAGACGTAGCGGCAATGAGCTCTTATGCGAAGCGTGAAGGCGATTACTACATTTTAAATGGTCAAAAAACATGGATTTCACTTTGTGATGTGGCCGATCATTTTATCGTCTTTGCTTATACTGATAAAGAAAAGCTACACCACGGTATTTCGGCTTTTATCGTTGAACGTGAGTGGGCAGGCTTTAGCTCGAAGGCCATTAAAGGGAAGTATGGAATTCGTGCGGGAAATACGGGAGAATTATTTTTCGAAGACGTAAAAATTCCTGCAGAAAATTTGCTCGGTGAAGAAGGGGAAGGCTTCAAAATTGCAATGTCAGCACTGGATAACGGACGATTTACGGTAGCTGCCGGCGCGGTTGGCTTAATGCAGGCTTGTCTTGAGGCAAGTGTGAAATATTGCAAGGAACGCGAAACATTCGGCAAGCCCATTGGTGAGCACCAACTTGTAGGGCAAATGTTAGCGAAAATGGAAGCAGGCTATGAAATGAGCCGCTTACTTGTATATCGCGTTGGAGAATTAAAAAATACAGGTGTGCGAAACACGCGCGAAACATCGCTTGCAAAATGGCAGGCATGTGACTTTGCAAACAAAGCTGCAGACGATGCTATGCAAATTCACGGGGCATATGGTTATTCCGATGATTATCCGGTCGCACGTTATTTACGTAACTCGAAAGCACCGGTTATTTATGAAGGAACACGTGAAATTCATACGATAATGCAGGCGGATTATGTACTGGGTAAGCGCGAAGATAAAAAGTTGCGCTGTATGCTACCGAGTTGGCCATTTGAATAA
- a CDS encoding beta-propeller domain-containing protein: protein MKKGKILGIALTLLAIVGLSSLFYFTKDTAYANGVIFEGESYTIQLETALTNDSVTNGTVTVTDAAGKVVQAKLKLDDTAKMLTVENLKAGQYKVIIKKNAYAKATKLISEQSIPLDVIQKVSTLKTEADLKAYFKAYIAAENTMYQGREEEMAQESSGVANENSSSDKVSADSNYSTTNNQVEGIEEGDISITDGKNIYTIVDNKIMIVDAKSLKMVKRLTVGKDIYPTHLMLHNEILIVGYTTYVQIQREDYFDSKSISKVAFYDVKDAANPTLVREVGQDGDITNIRKLGNYLYVVSSKTPNYWMLTENPDVELRPAMYDGGKEKLISVDQIKLLPESNQPSYLIVSAIDVRNVKSNEWKTASFLGNSGQMYMSESAIYIASMNYRFWPVVDMMSDTTDSSIVPVQSENETTIYKIALDKTNIGMATEGKVKGSVLNQFSMDEHNGYIRIATTEGNAWGAEANSKNHLFILDGNLKQVGAVHDLAPGERIYSARFIGDKAYLVTFKETDPLFVIDTKNPKAPKVLGELKIPGFSNYLHPIDENHLLGIGYDTEVRMEEGSKEPIVLTKGMKLSLFDVSDLKNPKEKQAVVIGGRGTYSPVQYDHKALFRDPRNNFYGFPVTVYSETDEQDRLKYEGTGAQIYKVTASGIDLVANLLEQARPGEQYEDAYHAVQRLLYVEDELYAVSRSKVTSYNGKTFKKQQTLGF, encoded by the coding sequence ATGAAAAAGGGCAAGATTTTAGGGATTGCATTAACTTTATTGGCGATCGTTGGGTTATCATCATTATTTTATTTTACAAAGGATACGGCATATGCAAATGGCGTTATTTTTGAAGGTGAATCGTATACAATACAGCTTGAAACAGCACTGACCAATGACAGTGTAACAAACGGGACAGTAACGGTAACAGACGCTGCTGGAAAAGTAGTACAGGCGAAATTAAAGCTTGATGACACGGCAAAAATGTTGACGGTAGAAAATTTAAAAGCTGGACAATACAAAGTGATTATTAAGAAAAATGCTTATGCAAAAGCAACAAAGTTAATTAGTGAACAGAGCATTCCGCTAGATGTGATTCAAAAGGTGAGTACATTGAAAACAGAAGCGGATTTAAAGGCTTATTTTAAAGCATATATCGCAGCAGAAAATACGATGTATCAAGGGCGTGAAGAAGAAATGGCCCAAGAATCTTCAGGTGTCGCAAACGAAAACAGTTCAAGCGATAAAGTAAGCGCAGATTCGAACTACTCAACAACAAACAACCAAGTGGAAGGTATTGAAGAAGGCGATATTTCGATTACAGATGGTAAAAATATTTACACAATCGTTGATAACAAAATTATGATTGTGGATGCGAAATCATTAAAAATGGTGAAGCGTTTAACGGTTGGTAAAGATATTTATCCAACACATTTAATGCTGCATAACGAGATCTTAATTGTTGGCTATACAACTTATGTGCAAATACAGCGAGAGGATTATTTTGATTCGAAATCAATATCAAAAGTGGCGTTTTATGATGTGAAAGATGCAGCAAACCCAACGCTTGTGCGTGAGGTAGGGCAAGATGGGGACATTACGAATATTCGTAAATTAGGTAACTATTTATATGTAGTTTCAAGTAAAACGCCAAACTATTGGATGCTGACAGAAAACCCAGATGTAGAATTACGCCCAGCAATGTATGATGGTGGCAAAGAAAAGCTAATATCGGTTGACCAAATAAAGCTTTTACCGGAGAGCAATCAACCGAGCTATTTAATCGTTTCGGCAATAGATGTAAGGAATGTCAAATCGAATGAATGGAAAACAGCGAGCTTTTTAGGGAACAGCGGACAAATGTACATGTCTGAAAGCGCGATTTACATTGCGTCGATGAATTATCGATTCTGGCCAGTAGTTGATATGATGTCAGATACTACAGATTCATCAATTGTACCTGTACAAAGCGAAAATGAAACGACAATTTATAAAATTGCTCTTGATAAAACAAACATTGGTATGGCAACAGAAGGTAAAGTAAAAGGTTCAGTTTTAAATCAGTTTTCAATGGATGAGCATAACGGTTATATCCGCATTGCAACGACAGAGGGCAATGCTTGGGGGGCTGAAGCAAACTCAAAAAATCATCTATTCATTTTAGATGGAAACTTAAAGCAAGTAGGCGCGGTTCATGATCTAGCACCAGGGGAACGTATTTATTCTGCACGCTTCATCGGTGATAAGGCATATTTAGTAACGTTTAAAGAAACGGACCCACTATTTGTGATTGATACAAAAAACCCAAAGGCGCCTAAAGTGTTAGGTGAGCTAAAAATTCCAGGTTTCAGTAACTATTTACACCCAATCGACGAAAACCATTTACTTGGTATCGGCTATGACACGGAGGTACGTATGGAGGAAGGTTCAAAAGAGCCGATCGTGTTAACAAAAGGCATGAAATTAAGCTTATTTGATGTGTCTGACTTGAAAAATCCGAAAGAAAAGCAAGCTGTGGTCATCGGAGGACGCGGCACATATTCACCAGTGCAATACGACCATAAAGCGCTATTTAGAGACCCACGTAATAATTTTTACGGTTTCCCAGTAACAGTCTACTCAGAGACGGATGAACAAGACCGCCTAAAATACGAGGGAACTGGTGCACAAATTTATAAAGTAACAGCTTCGGGTATTGATTTAGTGGCGAACTTATTGGAGCAAGCGCGACCAGGTGAGCAATATGAAGATGCATACCATGCCGTACAGCGTTTACTTTATGTAGAGGATGAGTTGTACGCTGTATCTCGCTCGAAAGTTACAAGTTATAACGGTAAAACATTTAAAAAGCAACAAACGCTTGGATTTTAA
- a CDS encoding ABC transporter ATP-binding protein: MIEVKNVQHTFLIGKKGKEKRVPVLRNVSFDIPTGDIIAVVGKSGSGKSTLLQILAGFMKPEYGSICVNGQEVAAFTEAQSAAFRLKNFGFIFQNFQLMPSLTAFENIELPLKLQGLSPAIRKSRVEEIMGRVGLGEVSDHFPNELSGGQQQRVSIARALVTKAPILLADEPTGSLDSETEQEILALIQQLNRELNLTFVIITHDEEVANIADQRYRMHDGALVKEGVTHAI; encoded by the coding sequence ATGATTGAAGTGAAGAATGTCCAACATACGTTTTTAATTGGTAAAAAAGGTAAGGAAAAGCGCGTTCCTGTATTGCGCAATGTTTCATTTGATATTCCAACAGGCGATATTATAGCAGTAGTAGGGAAAAGTGGTTCGGGGAAATCGACGTTGCTGCAAATTTTGGCAGGGTTTATGAAGCCTGAATATGGTTCGATTTGTGTCAATGGTCAGGAAGTTGCTGCGTTTACAGAGGCACAAAGCGCGGCGTTCCGTTTGAAAAATTTCGGCTTTATTTTTCAAAATTTCCAACTTATGCCGAGTTTAACGGCGTTTGAAAATATTGAACTACCACTAAAATTACAAGGCTTAAGTCCGGCAATTCGCAAAAGTCGTGTTGAGGAAATTATGGGGCGTGTTGGGTTAGGGGAAGTGAGTGACCATTTTCCAAATGAATTATCTGGTGGTCAACAACAACGTGTCAGTATTGCGCGTGCATTAGTAACGAAAGCGCCGATTTTGCTTGCTGATGAGCCAACAGGAAGCTTGGATTCAGAGACGGAGCAAGAGATTTTAGCGTTGATACAACAGCTTAATCGTGAATTGAATTTAACATTTGTCATTATTACGCATGATGAGGAAGTGGCGAACATTGCCGACCAACGTTATCGTATGCATGACGGAGCGTTAGTGAAAGAAGGTGTCACTCATGCGATTTAG